In the Aeromicrobium fastidiosum genome, CGGACACGCCGGCATCCGCTGCGAGCCGCTGGACGACGGACAGCTGTCGATCGGTCCGGCCACCGTCACGGACGTCGTGCCGATCCCGCAGGACGAGCTGACCCGTCAGGTGCGCCGGGCCCCCACGGCCTGATCGTTGACTGGCTGATCGGTCATGGCCTGACGGACGGGTCCTCGGGCCAGGCGTGCTTGGGATACCGGCCGCGCAGCTCGGCACGCACCTGCCGGTAGGGCCCGGCCCAGAACGACTCGAGATCGGCCGTCACGGCCGCGGGGCGACGGGCCGGCGTCAGCAGGTGGAGCAGCAGCGGCACCCGTCCGTCGGCGAGCCGCGGCGTCGCCGTCCACCCGAAGGCGTCCTGCAGTCGCACCGCCAGCACGGGCTGCTCGGTGCCCGTCGGGCCGTACTCGACCCGCACCGCGGGCCCCTTCGGCACCGCCACCCGTTCGGGTGCCAGCTCGTCGAACCGGCCGGCAGCAGGCCAGGGGAGGAGACGGCGCAGCGCACCGAGGACGTCGAGACGCGCCAGGTCGCGGCTCCCGCGCACCCGGGCGAGGTCGGCACCCAGCCACGTGTCGATGCCGGCGAGCAGCGCCTCGTCGCCGACATCGGGCCACGGCTCGCCGACTGCATCGTGGAGGAACGCCATGCGGCGACGCAGCGCACCGGCGGCCTCGCTCCACGGAAGCGCTGCGAGCCCGTCCCGCGACAGCCCCTCGGCGACCGCCGCCGCGACGGCCTCGGGAGGAGGGTCGGGCACCGTGACGGCCGACAGCTCGATCGCCCCGAGCCGGGTGACCCGTCGCGCCACGATGCGGCCCTGCGTCCAGGCGATCTCGTCGGCCTCGAGCCACGTGCCGGACGCCGCGTCGAGGGCGATGTCCTCGTCGATGGGAGCGGCCGAGCGGATCGTCGCGTCGCGCGCGCCCGGACGTCGTTCGGCGTCAGCGATCGCGATCCACGGGACGCCTGCCAGCGCCGGGTCAGCGGCGCGGAACGACGCGCCCGTGCCCGACACCATGAGGTAGGACGTGCCGCCCGGGCGGCGACGCGCGATGCGTCCCGGGTGGGCGAGCGCCACGACGGTGCCGACCGCGAGGTCGTCGGTGAGCTCGGTGCGCGGCGGACGGGACGGGAGCAGCGACTCGAGCCGTGCCACGGCATCCGACCACGAACGGGACGCAGGGCCGCCCCGGCGCAGCGCGCGCAGTGCCGCGACGAGGTCTCCGCCGGGGGCGCGGACGTCGTCGTCGAGCAGGGCGACGACCTCGGCGGCCCGGCGGGCTCCGACGGCCTCCGCGCCGTCGAGGAGGGCACGGGCGAGGCGGGGATCGGCAGGCACCTGGGCCATCGCGCGTCCTCGGGCCGTGATCGCACCGCTCGCATCGACGGCACCCAGCTCGACCAAGGTCTGCCGCGCGGTCTCGAACGCCAGCGGCGGTGGGCGGTCGAGCAGTGCGAGCCCCGACCCGTCGCTGTCGCCCCACGCCGCGAGCTCGAGGCAGAAGCCCGTGAGGTCGGCGACCGCGATCTCGGGTGCCGGGTGCGCCGCGAGGTGGCCGTGGTCGGCGCGCGCCCAGCACCGGTGCACCGCGCCAGGACCCTCGCGGCCGGCGCGGCCGGCCCGCTGCTCGGCGGCCGCCCGGCTCACCCGCACCGTCACGAGCGACGGCAGGCCCCGCACCTGGTCGGTGCGGGGCTCCCGCGACAACCCGGCGTCGACGACGATGCGCACGCCCGGCACGGTCAGCGACGACTCCGCCACGGCGGTCGACACCACGACGCGGCGACGTGCCCCGCTCGCCAGGGCGGCGTCCTGCTCGCGCGCGGGCAAGCGTCCGTGCAGGGGCAGCACGTCGACGTCGGCGAAACCGGCCAGCCGGCGGATGACTCCGTCGACCTCGCCGACCCCCGGCACGAACACCAGGGCGTCGCCGTCATCGGCGGCCAGCGCCTGCCGGACCGTCGCCGCGACGTGGTCGAGGAAGCGCGGTGGCACCCCGCGCTCGTCCGTCGGCAGGACGCCCGGTGGCGGGGGCGACCAGTGCTGCGTCACGGGATGCAGCGAACCGGGCACGTCCACGACCGGGGCGTCGAGCACCGCCGCCAGCCGCTCGGCCTCGACCGTCGCCGACATCGCGACGAGCAGCAGGTCGTCGCGCACCGTCGCCCGCACGTCGACGAGGAAGGCGAGCACCAGATCGGCGTCGAGCTGACGCTCGTGCACCTCGTCGAGGACGACGGCCGCGACGCCGGGCAGCTCGGGATCGCGCTGGAGCCTGCGCAGCAGCACTCCCGTCGTCACGAACTCGATGCGCGTGTCCGGACCCACCGCCCGGTCTCCGCGCACCGTGTGGCCTACGGTCTCGCCCACGCGCTCGCCCAGCAGGCCCGCGAGTCGTCGCGCCGCCGCCCGGGCTGCTATGCGCCGCGGCTGCGTCACCACGATGCGTCCGCCGGTGGCCAGCGCAGCCACCGCCGGCGGCACGAGCGTCGTCTTGCCGGTGCCCGGCGGGGCCTGGACGACCGCGACTCCCTGCGCCCGCAACGCCGCCGTCAGCGCCGGCAGCCCGCCGACAACCGGGAGGTCGGGCGGGCTGTCGAGCAGACGCTGGATCCCGGTCGTCGGGGGCACGGTGGTCAGAGGTCGGCCGAGACCTTCCAGAGGTCGACGCCCTCGGCGGTGCCGGCGAACTCGTCGATCGCCGCGAGCTCGTCATCGGTGAAGTCGATCTGCTTCGCCGCCGCGAGGTTCTCGTCGAGCTGCTCGACCGACGACGCGCCGATCAGCGCTGAGGTGACCCCGCCCGGTCGCAGGATCCACGAGATCGCGAGCTGCGCGAGCGACTGACCGCGCTGCTGCGCGATGTCGGCCAGCCCCTTCAGGCGGTCGAGGTTCTCGTCCGTGAGCACCGAGTCGTCGAAGCTGCCGCGGTCGCCCTTGCGCTCGACCGGCTCGTCGCCGAGGTAGCGGTCGGTCAGCAGGCCCTGCGCCAGCGGCGAGAAGCCGATCGCACCGAGGCCGTGCTCGTCGAGCACCGTCAGCAGTCCGCCCTCGACCCAGCGGTTGAGCATCGAGTACGACGGCTGGTGGATGATCAGCGGCGTGCCGAGGTCGCGGGCGATCGCGACGGCCTCGGCCGTCCGCTCCGGCGAGTACGACGAGATGCCGGCGTAGAGCGCCTTGCCCTGGCCCACCGCGGTGTCGAGCGCCGTG is a window encoding:
- the hrpB gene encoding ATP-dependent helicase HrpB; this encodes MPPTTGIQRLLDSPPDLPVVGGLPALTAALRAQGVAVVQAPPGTGKTTLVPPAVAALATGGRIVVTQPRRIAARAAARRLAGLLGERVGETVGHTVRGDRAVGPDTRIEFVTTGVLLRRLQRDPELPGVAAVVLDEVHERQLDADLVLAFLVDVRATVRDDLLLVAMSATVEAERLAAVLDAPVVDVPGSLHPVTQHWSPPPPGVLPTDERGVPPRFLDHVAATVRQALAADDGDALVFVPGVGEVDGVIRRLAGFADVDVLPLHGRLPAREQDAALASGARRRVVVSTAVAESSLTVPGVRIVVDAGLSREPRTDQVRGLPSLVTVRVSRAAAEQRAGRAGREGPGAVHRCWARADHGHLAAHPAPEIAVADLTGFCLELAAWGDSDGSGLALLDRPPPLAFETARQTLVELGAVDASGAITARGRAMAQVPADPRLARALLDGAEAVGARRAAEVVALLDDDVRAPGGDLVAALRALRRGGPASRSWSDAVARLESLLPSRPPRTELTDDLAVGTVVALAHPGRIARRRPGGTSYLMVSGTGASFRAADPALAGVPWIAIADAERRPGARDATIRSAAPIDEDIALDAASGTWLEADEIAWTQGRIVARRVTRLGAIELSAVTVPDPPPEAVAAAVAEGLSRDGLAALPWSEAAGALRRRMAFLHDAVGEPWPDVGDEALLAGIDTWLGADLARVRGSRDLARLDVLGALRRLLPWPAAGRFDELAPERVAVPKGPAVRVEYGPTGTEQPVLAVRLQDAFGWTATPRLADGRVPLLLHLLTPARRPAAVTADLESFWAGPYRQVRAELRGRYPKHAWPEDPSVRP
- the mgrA gene encoding L-glyceraldehyde 3-phosphate reductase produces the protein MTEERYYADRVPDIHRPYVAADDRYQQLDYRRVGTSGLLLPPISLGLWWNFGDNRPFDTQREVLRHAFDSGITHFDLANNYGPPYGSAEENFGRMMRTDFKPYRDELILSSKAGWDMWPGPYGKLGSRKYLLSSLDASLERMSVDYVDIFYSHRVDPGTPLEETITALDTAVGQGKALYAGISSYSPERTAEAVAIARDLGTPLIIHQPSYSMLNRWVEGGLLTVLDEHGLGAIGFSPLAQGLLTDRYLGDEPVERKGDRGSFDDSVLTDENLDRLKGLADIAQQRGQSLAQLAISWILRPGGVTSALIGASSVEQLDENLAAAKQIDFTDDELAAIDEFAGTAEGVDLWKVSADL